One region of Alcanivorax sediminis genomic DNA includes:
- a CDS encoding SoxR reducing system RseC family protein — protein sequence MLYEQGVVVAVAPDALWVETVRASTCGACQAKSACGHHMINQQQSGQRARLRVPISDSSRYQVGDPVTLGLPEGALMRGALWVYGLPLLLLFLGALIGSSLSVTAFDASAVLGVGGLLAGFVINRVLSRRSGHNQAYQPALVSSGDDGCQVIQVQPAKK from the coding sequence ATGTTATATGAGCAGGGCGTGGTCGTCGCGGTCGCTCCAGATGCGCTCTGGGTTGAGACCGTGCGTGCCTCTACCTGCGGTGCCTGCCAGGCAAAGTCTGCCTGTGGGCACCACATGATCAATCAACAGCAATCTGGCCAGCGTGCGCGATTGCGAGTCCCGATATCGGACTCTTCCAGATACCAGGTGGGTGACCCCGTTACTCTGGGCCTGCCGGAAGGAGCCCTGATGCGCGGAGCATTATGGGTGTATGGCCTTCCACTTCTGTTACTTTTCCTTGGCGCCCTGATCGGCTCATCGCTCTCAGTGACCGCCTTTGATGCCTCTGCCGTGCTTGGGGTGGGTGGGCTTCTGGCTGGTTTTGTGATTAACCGTGTTTTAAGCCGGCGAAGTGGCCATAATCAGGCATATCAACCTGCCTTGGTGTCATCGGGGGATGATGGCTGCCAGGTGATCCAGGTTCAACCGGCAAAAAAATAA
- the lepA gene encoding translation elongation factor 4, whose translation MTDITNIRNFSIIAHIDHGKSTLADRFIQVCGGLSERELKEQVLDSMELERERGITIKAQSVTLYYKARDGETYQLNFIDTPGHVDFSYEVSRSLSACEGALLVVDAAQGVEAQSVANCYTAIEQDLEVLPVLNKIDLPQAEPEAVINEIEEIIGLDATDACRVSAKTGVGIDDLLEQLVERIPAPEGNRDGDLQALIIDSWFDNYLGVISLVRVKHGVLKKGDKILVKSTGQTHVVDQLGIFTPKRTETKHLEAGEVGWVSGSIKDIHGAPVGDTLTLAKTPNVAALPGFKKVKPQVYAGMFPVSADDYEDFRDALAKLTLNDASLFYEPETSDALGFGFRVGFLGMLHMEIIQERLEREYDLDLITTAPTVVYELLLSDGQTVYVDNPSKLPEGNKIEEFREPIARVNILVPQEFVGNVISLCVERRGTQINMQYLGKQVALTYDIPMAEVVLDFFDRIKSVSRGFASMDYAFERFEPTKLVRVDVLINGDKVDALAMICHLDQSAYRGRALCEKMKELVPRQMFDVAIQSAIGSKIIARQTVKALRKNVTAKCYGGDVSRKKKLLQKQKEGKKRMKQVGNVEIPQEAFLAVLRVDD comes from the coding sequence ATGACTGACATCACGAATATTCGCAACTTCTCCATCATCGCTCATATCGATCATGGCAAATCCACCCTGGCGGACCGCTTTATCCAGGTCTGCGGCGGGCTGTCCGAGCGTGAGCTCAAGGAACAGGTGCTGGATTCCATGGAGCTGGAGCGAGAGCGTGGCATCACCATCAAGGCCCAGAGCGTAACGCTCTACTACAAGGCCAGGGATGGTGAAACCTATCAGCTGAACTTCATTGATACTCCCGGACACGTGGATTTCTCCTACGAGGTATCCCGTTCACTGTCCGCCTGTGAAGGTGCCTTGCTGGTAGTGGATGCGGCGCAGGGTGTGGAAGCGCAATCGGTGGCTAACTGCTACACCGCCATTGAGCAGGACCTGGAAGTGCTGCCGGTACTGAACAAGATTGATCTGCCCCAGGCAGAGCCGGAAGCGGTGATCAACGAAATTGAAGAGATCATTGGCCTCGATGCAACGGACGCCTGCCGGGTGTCCGCCAAGACCGGCGTTGGTATTGACGACTTGCTCGAACAGTTGGTGGAGCGAATCCCCGCCCCGGAAGGGAATCGTGATGGTGATCTGCAGGCGCTGATCATTGATTCCTGGTTTGATAACTACCTGGGGGTCATCTCCCTGGTCCGGGTGAAGCACGGTGTTCTGAAGAAAGGTGACAAGATCCTGGTCAAATCCACTGGCCAGACCCATGTGGTCGACCAGCTGGGCATTTTTACTCCCAAGCGTACCGAGACCAAGCACCTGGAAGCGGGTGAAGTGGGCTGGGTGAGCGGCAGCATCAAGGATATTCACGGTGCCCCGGTGGGGGATACCCTGACCTTGGCCAAAACGCCCAATGTGGCTGCCCTGCCGGGGTTCAAGAAGGTCAAGCCGCAAGTCTATGCGGGTATGTTCCCGGTGAGTGCGGATGACTATGAAGACTTCCGTGATGCGCTGGCCAAGCTGACGTTGAATGATGCGTCTCTCTTCTACGAGCCTGAGACCTCTGATGCTCTGGGCTTTGGTTTCCGGGTTGGCTTCCTCGGAATGCTTCACATGGAGATTATTCAGGAGCGGCTGGAGCGGGAATACGACCTTGATCTGATCACCACGGCACCTACGGTAGTGTATGAGTTGCTGCTCTCCGATGGGCAGACCGTGTATGTGGACAACCCCTCCAAGCTGCCGGAAGGCAACAAGATTGAAGAGTTCCGCGAACCCATCGCCCGTGTGAATATCCTGGTGCCACAGGAGTTCGTGGGCAATGTGATCTCCTTGTGCGTAGAGCGTCGTGGCACCCAGATCAATATGCAGTACCTGGGCAAGCAGGTTGCCCTGACCTATGACATTCCCATGGCGGAAGTGGTGCTCGACTTCTTCGACCGAATCAAGTCCGTGAGCCGTGGCTTTGCTTCCATGGATTACGCCTTCGAGCGTTTTGAGCCCACCAAGCTGGTTCGCGTCGATGTGCTGATCAATGGTGACAAGGTGGACGCTCTGGCCATGATTTGCCATCTGGACCAGTCTGCCTATCGTGGCCGGGCACTGTGCGAAAAAATGAAAGAGCTGGTGCCACGGCAGATGTTTGATGTGGCTATCCAGTCCGCCATCGGTAGCAAGATTATCGCTCGTCAGACCGTGAAGGCCTTGCGCAAGAATGTGACCGCGAAGTGTTATGGCGGCGACGTATCCCGTAAGAAGAAACTGCTGCAAAAGCAGAAAGAAGGCAAAAAACGGATGAAGCAGGTGGGCAACGTGGAGATCCCACAGGAAGCCTTCCTTGCGGTACTCAGGGTGGATGATTGA
- a CDS encoding DegQ family serine endoprotease: MRRLPTLTTFWLLVVIGFLAGCSDSTSTPDRPEPLVTGLPDFTLLVEKEGPAVVNISTVTHQDQAELKEQMDQIPEFFRRFFEQFGGEGMPQVPQEREARSLGSGFLISSDGYVLTNHHVVAEADEIMVRLQDRRELKAELIGADEQSDIALLKVEAEDLPVVDIGSSAGLKVGEWVLAIGAPFGFDSSVTAGIVSAKGRSLPSDSYVPFIQTDVAINPGNSGGPLFNLRGEVVGINSQIFSRSGGYMGVSFAIPIDMAMDVVSQLKEHGKVSRGWLGVLIQEVDRDLAQSFGLDQPRGALVSQVLKGSPAEQAGVQPGDIITEFNDEAIYRSSELPRWVGLVKPGEDAELTVIRDGQEKSLTVTIGLLPDDPSLAMQGIIPGQDGADALGVQVRAASEVELSKLDLKAGVVVTEVKEGPARLAGIESGDVLVTLNNVPIDSPETFAEAVAALPESGTVAALINRDGNPRFLALKLK, translated from the coding sequence ATGCGAAGATTGCCAACCCTGACTACATTTTGGCTGTTGGTGGTTATCGGTTTTCTAGCGGGCTGCTCCGATTCAACATCTACTCCTGATCGACCTGAACCACTGGTTACCGGGCTTCCTGATTTTACCTTGCTGGTGGAGAAAGAAGGTCCCGCTGTGGTGAATATCAGTACTGTGACGCATCAGGATCAGGCTGAACTGAAAGAGCAGATGGATCAGATTCCCGAGTTCTTCCGCCGATTTTTCGAGCAGTTTGGCGGTGAGGGTATGCCTCAGGTTCCCCAGGAGCGAGAGGCTCGTTCGCTGGGGTCAGGTTTCCTGATTTCTTCTGATGGCTACGTGCTGACCAACCATCATGTGGTGGCCGAAGCCGATGAAATCATGGTTCGTCTTCAGGACCGCCGAGAGCTTAAGGCCGAGTTGATTGGTGCTGACGAGCAAAGTGACATTGCCTTGCTCAAGGTAGAGGCAGAAGACCTTCCCGTGGTGGATATCGGCTCTTCTGCCGGCCTTAAAGTGGGGGAGTGGGTTTTGGCTATTGGCGCCCCCTTCGGTTTCGATAGTAGCGTGACGGCGGGCATCGTGAGTGCCAAGGGACGCAGTCTGCCCAGCGACAGCTATGTGCCGTTTATTCAGACCGATGTGGCCATTAACCCGGGTAATAGTGGTGGACCGCTGTTCAATCTCCGGGGTGAGGTGGTGGGTATCAACTCCCAGATTTTCAGCCGCTCGGGCGGCTATATGGGTGTGAGCTTTGCCATCCCCATCGATATGGCCATGGATGTGGTATCCCAGCTCAAGGAGCATGGCAAGGTCAGCCGCGGCTGGCTGGGTGTGCTGATTCAGGAGGTGGATCGTGATCTGGCCCAGTCTTTTGGTCTGGATCAGCCCCGCGGTGCCCTGGTATCCCAGGTGCTCAAGGGCTCACCAGCGGAGCAGGCGGGTGTTCAGCCAGGTGACATCATTACCGAATTCAACGATGAGGCAATTTATCGGTCCTCTGAGTTGCCTCGCTGGGTCGGGCTGGTCAAACCGGGTGAGGATGCGGAGCTGACAGTGATTCGTGATGGGCAGGAAAAGTCCCTGACTGTGACGATTGGGCTGTTGCCGGATGATCCTTCCCTGGCCATGCAAGGCATTATTCCGGGTCAGGATGGGGCCGATGCGCTGGGTGTGCAGGTCCGGGCTGCCTCTGAGGTAGAGCTGTCAAAACTGGACCTTAAGGCCGGTGTTGTGGTCACCGAGGTAAAAGAAGGGCCAGCCAGGCTGGCGGGGATTGAATCCGGTGACGTGCTCGTTACCCTCAATAATGTCCCCATTGATAGTCCTGAAACGTTTGCTGAGGCGGTGGCGGCTTTACCGGAATCCGGTACGGTGGCTGCGCTCATCAATCGGGACGGTAACCCACGGTTCCTTGCCCTCAAGCTCAAATAA
- a CDS encoding sigma-E factor negative regulatory protein encodes MNRDLETLSAFLDGETSELETRRVMRDIDDAELETLSRWQLAQDVMHGQPSMVVPTDFNARLSAALTAEGAPAKRPAWLGSMARLAVAASVAAATVIGWQTWEGNFTGTGDAAPALAAAQDSRFSRPFAEASLVSQSFGASNTTVAPVSASPRVNEMLLRHSDFAARNSGQGMMPLARLVSMDARSGAK; translated from the coding sequence ATGAACAGGGATTTGGAAACGTTGTCCGCATTCCTTGACGGGGAAACCAGCGAGCTGGAAACCCGTCGAGTCATGCGTGATATTGACGATGCAGAACTGGAAACACTGTCGCGTTGGCAGCTGGCTCAGGATGTGATGCACGGTCAACCTTCCATGGTCGTGCCAACGGATTTCAACGCCCGGTTGTCTGCGGCGCTGACTGCAGAAGGTGCGCCTGCCAAACGGCCTGCGTGGCTGGGCAGTATGGCCCGTCTGGCGGTGGCTGCCTCTGTGGCTGCGGCTACCGTTATAGGGTGGCAGACCTGGGAAGGTAATTTCACCGGTACAGGTGATGCTGCGCCTGCGCTGGCGGCCGCCCAGGATTCCCGTTTCAGCCGACCCTTCGCTGAAGCGTCTCTGGTCTCCCAGTCTTTTGGTGCCAGTAACACGACGGTAGCGCCGGTATCCGCTTCGCCACGCGTTAACGAGATGCTGTTGCGCCATAGTGACTTTGCCGCACGCAATAGTGGTCAGGGAATGATGCCACTGGCACGCCTGGTCAGTATGGATGCGCGTAGCGGGGCCAAATAG
- a CDS encoding MucB/RseB C-terminal domain-containing protein — MKLRALALSLTLFAPVAALAEDSQAHAHLQAMSQANRSLDYSGRFLYQFGAEVSTMEVSHAVINGEEYQRLTHLDGRLVEVLRRGDEVICVHPDRSLTRMQKSQAGPMILAQRLTEDVPAQYNILVDGDGRVAGRHVTQLRVAPLDTHRYGYRLWMDNESSLLLKSEVVDGSGVALERVEFVSLDLEPNLTLSHFEIPESLRESELQPLSEDHQSTLMSVEAEWLPAGFEAADQDWRSADGRRQPVAAQGYSDGLAAFTVFVEAVGKGAVEEGVSRVGPTVAVSRRLTAPSGAYLITLVGEVPQATAERVIEGISVRDARH; from the coding sequence ATGAAGTTGCGTGCCCTTGCTCTTTCCCTGACCCTTTTCGCTCCTGTAGCTGCGCTTGCGGAAGATTCGCAGGCGCATGCCCACCTTCAGGCCATGTCTCAGGCCAATCGTTCTCTTGACTACAGTGGCCGTTTTCTCTACCAGTTTGGTGCTGAAGTAAGCACAATGGAAGTGAGCCATGCCGTGATAAACGGCGAAGAATATCAAAGGCTTACGCACCTTGATGGCCGCTTGGTGGAAGTGCTTCGCCGTGGCGATGAAGTGATCTGCGTGCATCCGGACCGTAGTCTCACCCGCATGCAAAAAAGCCAGGCCGGCCCTATGATCCTTGCACAGCGACTGACGGAGGATGTGCCTGCCCAATACAACATTCTGGTCGATGGTGATGGCAGGGTTGCAGGTCGTCATGTTACCCAGCTACGCGTGGCGCCACTGGATACTCACCGTTACGGCTACCGCCTGTGGATGGATAATGAATCCAGCCTTCTGCTCAAGTCAGAAGTGGTGGATGGCAGCGGTGTGGCGCTTGAGCGGGTTGAGTTTGTCAGCCTGGATCTGGAACCGAATCTGACGCTGTCCCACTTTGAGATTCCCGAGAGTTTGCGTGAAAGCGAGTTGCAGCCGCTTTCCGAAGATCACCAATCCACTTTGATGAGTGTTGAAGCTGAATGGCTACCTGCGGGCTTCGAGGCTGCCGATCAGGATTGGCGCAGCGCCGATGGCAGGCGACAACCGGTTGCGGCCCAGGGGTACTCCGATGGCTTGGCGGCCTTTACCGTGTTTGTGGAAGCGGTAGGAAAGGGGGCTGTTGAAGAAGGGGTAAGCCGTGTTGGGCCCACAGTGGCGGTAAGCCGGCGCCTGACTGCGCCCAGTGGTGCCTATCTGATTACGTTGGTCGGTGAGGTCCCCCAGGCTACTGCAGAGCGTGTGATTGAGGGAATTAGCGTCCGGGACGCGCGCCACTGA